In one Parambassis ranga chromosome 6, fParRan2.1, whole genome shotgun sequence genomic region, the following are encoded:
- the cry1b gene encoding cryptochrome-1b — translation MVVNSVHWFRKGLRLHDNPSLRESIQGAETLRCIYILDPWFAGSSSVGINRWRFLLHCLEDLDASLRKLNSRLFVIRGQPTDVFPRLFKEWKITRLSYEYDSEPFGKERDAAIHKLASEAGVEVMGRISHTLYDLDKIIELNGGQSPLTYKRFQALINRMDAVELPAETITSEVLKKCATPINDDHDDKYGVPSLEELGFETEGLTSAVWPGGETEALMRLERHLERKAWVANFERPRMNANSLLASPTGLSPYLRFGCLSCRLFYFKLTDLYRKVKKNSTPPQSLYGQLLWREFFYTTATNNSCFDKMEGNPVCVQIPWNRNPEALAKWAEGRTGFPWIDAIMTQLRQEGWIHHLARHAVACFLTRGDLWISWEEGMKVFEELLLDADWSVNAGSWMWLSCSSFFQQFFHCYCPVGFGRRTDPNGDYIRRYLPILRGFPAKYIYDPWTAPEDVQKVAKCIIGVHYPKPMVNHAEASRINIERMKQIYQQLSCYRGLGLLATVPANPNNGNNGSNVGGVNTGASHGSGASTDPSTQEAASRTERGQPVQKRRREEAQPESGAKSFKQSK, via the exons ATGGTGGTGAACAGCGTCCACTGGTTCAGGAAAGGACTGCGGCTGCACGATAACCCGTCTCTGAGGGAGTCTATCCAGGGAGCGGAAACGCTGCGGTGCATCTACATCCTGGACCCCTGGTTCGCTGGATCCTCCAGTGTGGGCATCAACAGGTGGAG GTTTTTACTGCATTGTTTAGAGGACTTAGATGCTAGCCTGCGCAAACTCAACTCCAGGTTGTTCGTCATCAGAGGCCAGCCTACAGATGTCTTCCCTCGTCTTTTTAAG GAATGGAAGATCACTCGTTTATCCTATGAATACGACTCGGAGCCATTCGGAAAGGAACGTGATGCTGCCATCCATAAACTAGCCAGTGAAGCTGGTGTAGAAGTCATGGGGCGGATTTCACACACGCTCTATGACCTGGACAA GATTATAGAGCTCAATGGTGGCCAGTCTCCACTTACGTACAAGCGCTTCCAGGCTCTTATCAACCGAATGGACGCTGTGGAGCTGCCTGCAGAGACAATCACATCTGAGGTCCTTAAAAAATGCGCCACACCTATCAATGATGACCATGACGACAAGTATGGTGTTCCATCCCTGGAAGAGCTTG gttttgaGACAGAGGGCCTAACCTCTGCAGTATGGCCAGGGGGAGAAACAGAAGCACTCATGAGGTTAGAACGGCATCTGGAGAGGAAG GCATGGGTTGCAAACTTTGAGCGTCCACGGATGAATGCTAACTCCCTGCTAGCCAGTCCCACGGGTCTCAGTCCCTACCTGCGCTTTGGATGTCTCTCCTGTCGGCTCTTCTACTTCAAACTTACTGACCTGTATAGAAAG GTCAAGAAGAACAGCACACCGCCCCAGTCCCTGTATGGCCAGTTGTTATGGAGAGAGTTCTTCTATACTACTGCCACCAACAATTCCTGCTTTGACAAGATGGAAGgaaaccctgtgtgtgtccagatacCCTGGAACCGGAACCCAGAGGCACTGGCCAAGTGGGCTGAGGGAAGAACAGGGTTTCCCTGGATAGATGCCATCATGACCCAGCTGAGGCAGGAAGGGTGGATCCATCATTTAGCCAGGCATGCTGTGGCTTGCTTCCTCACCAGGGGAGACCTCTGGATCAGCTGGGAAGAAGGCATGAAG gTCTTTGAGGAGTTGCTGTTGGATGCAGACTGGAGTGTAAATGCTGGCAGCTGGATGTGGCTTTCTTGCAGTTCTTTTTTCCAACAGTTTTTCCACTGCTACTGCCCTGTGGGATTTGGTCGACGCACAGACCCAAATGGCGACTACATTCG acGCTATTTGCCCATATTGAGGGGTTTTCCAGCCAAATACATCTATGATCCTTGGACCGCCCCAGAGGATGTGCAGAAGGTGGCCAAGTGTATCATTGGAGTCCACTACCCCAAGCCCATGGTGAACCATGCTGAGGCCAGCCGCATCAACATAGAGAGGATGAAGCAGATTTACCAGCAGCTTTCCTGCTACAGGGGACTGG GCCTGCTGGCAACAGTACCTGCCAATCCGAACAATGGTAATAATGGTAGCAATGTGGGAGGAGTCAACACAGGGGCTAGTCATGGTTCAGGAGCTTCAACAGACCcctccacacaggaagcagcttcTCGGACAG AGAGAGGACAACCTGTGCAGAAGCGCCGCCGTGAAGAGGCTCAACCTGAAAGCGGCGCTAAATCCTTCAAGCAGAGCAAATAG
- the LOC114437511 gene encoding dihydrofolate reductase → MEMSEKKPVRLIAAVCNDMGIGKDGKLPWSLPSEFQYFLNTVTSVSRPGKMNLMVWGKLCWYSHPESMFPLPNILHVVLSKTLSTVPDHAHFLRQDFDSAVRVAAEPPLSDLIETIWIVGGTQVYQDALKHPWCDLLYLTDVMADFDCDVFFPEFNRTLFKKQERFPGVPNEIQEENGIKYKYQVFKREAVDTV, encoded by the exons ATGGAAATGAGCGAGAAGAAACCTGTTCGACTCATAGCGGCTGTGTGTAACGACATGGGGATCGGGAAGGATGGGAAGCTGCCCTGGAGTTTACC GTCTGAATTCCAGTACTTTCTGAACACCGTCACAAGTGTGTCAAGACCAG GAAAGATGAATTTGATGGTTTGGGGTAAACTGTGCTGGTACTCCCACCCAGAATCAATGTTCCCACTGCCTAACATTCTGCACGTGGTGCTGAGTAAAACACTGAG cacAGTTCCAGATCACGCCCACTTTTTGCGTCAAGACTTTGACAGCGCGGTACGTGTGGCTGCAGAACCCCCCCTCTCTGACTTAATAGAAACCATCTGGATCGTTGGTGGGACGCAGGTCTACCAG GATGCACTGAAGCACCCGTGGTGCGACTTGCTTTACCTGACAGATGTCATGGCTGACTTTGACTGTGACGTTTTCTTCCCCGAGTTCAACAGAACGCTGTTTAAAAAGCAAGAAAG attTCCTGGTGTGCCCAATGAAATTCAAGAGGAGAACGGCATCAAGTACAAATATCAAGTGTTCAAGAGAGAAGCTGTTGATACTGTGTAG
- the setd6 gene encoding N-lysine methyltransferase setd6 has translation MATEAKRAKVDNRSELSPLHSFLQWCDKVGLVLSSKVYVSEEGTVAEYGMLAKDDIEEGEVLFTIPRSALLHQGTTKVSALLEKEKASLESTSGWVPLLLALLYEYTSSQSTWKPYFSLWTDFKTLDHPMFWHKEERDLLLKGTGVPEAVDRDLVNIQQEYTDVVLPFMTRHPDFWNPNMHTLDLYTQMVAFIMAYSFQEPQDEDDDDDEDDEDEKPPNPPMMVPMADMLNHVSNHNANLEFTLDSLKMVSVRPIHKGQEVFNTYGQMANWQLLHMYGFTEPYPNNSNDTADIPITTLYKVATQGIQSDLDRQLMEDQWQMVCQMMPEKSAFVFGKQGCLTDMELHTALKVLCMSKEEFLEFKDNEGWEEDDEDEEKITVAFSNDGLPELKASWKQLIHKATHLTLRSYVDKEKVDSDQALIEDKAALAGLSRRQRNALHVRYGQKSILYRLLELTKT, from the exons ATGGCAACAGAAGCTAAACGAGCAAAG GTAGATAACCGTTCAGAGCTCAGCCCTCTGCACAGCTTTCTGCAGTGGTGTGACAAAGTCGGCCTGGTACTCAGCAGTAAG GTGTATGTGAGTGAAGAGGGGACAGTGGCAGAGTACGGGATGCTGGCTAAGGACGACATAGAGGAAGGAGAGGTTTTATTCACTATTCCCAGATCAGCTCTTCTCCATCAGGGAACAACCAAAGTTTCTGCACTGCTGGAAAAAG AGAAGGCATCTCTAGAGAGCACCTCTGGCTGGGTTCCCCTGCTGCTGGCTCTACTGTATGAGTACACATCCTCACAGTCTACCTGGAAACCCTACTTCTCTCTGTGGACTGATTTCAAGACACTGGATCATCCCATGTTTTG GcataaagaggagagagaccTGCTACTAAAGGGAACAGGTGTCCCAGAGGCCGTGGACAGAGATTTGGTTAACATCCAGCAGGAGTATACAGATGTTGTTCTTCCTTTTATGACCAGACATCCTGACTTCTGGAACCCCAATATGCACACACTGGACTTGTACACACAGATGGTGGCCTTCATCATGGCTTACAG TTTCCAGGAGCCTcaagatgaggatgatgatgatgatgaggatgatgaagatgagaagCCCCCTAACCCACCTATGATGGTTCCTATGGCCGACATGCTTAACCACGTGTCCAATCACAATGCTAATCTAGAGTTCACACTG GACAGTTTGAAGATGGTTAGCGTGCGCCCCATTCATAAAGGCCAGGAGGTATTTAACACATACGGGCAGATGGCCAACTGGCAGCTACTTCATATGTACGGCTTCACGGAGCCATATCCAAACAACAGCAATGACACCGCTGACATCCCCATTACTACCCTCTACAAAGTTGCTACACAAG GTATTCAGTCTGATCTGGATCGGCAATTGATGGAGGACCAGTGGCAGATGGTGTGTCAGATGATGCCAGAAAAATCAGCCTTTGTGTTTGGTAAACAGGGCTGCCTTACAGACATGGAGCTACACACTGCACTCAAG GTGCTGTGCATGTCGAAAGAAGAGTTCCTAGAATTCAAAGACAATGAAGGATgggaagaagatgatgaagatgaagaaaagatTACTGTAGCTTTTTCCAATGACGGTCTCCCTGAGTTAAAGGCCTCATGGAAACAGCTGATTCATAAGGCAACCCATTTGACTCTGAGATCCTATGTAGACAAGGAGAAGGTGGACAGTGACCAAGCACTGATAGAGGACAAGGCAGCTCTTGCAGGACTGAGCCGCAGGCAGCGGAATGCATTGCATGTGCGCTACGGACAGAAGAGCATCCTGTACAGACTGCTGGAGCTCACCAAGACATAA